TTTtgtaaaatatgaaaaatgaaagGATAGAGAAGATATGGTGTGAGAGCTCtgagttgatggtgtagttttatagagggatttagaagatagagatgacaagTGGtgcaattttagagggtgaaaatcttatctgaaatctgagattagaattttataataaatatagatatatggcaactaaattttatttgaaattttagatttgaatgttataataaatatggacacgtggcaacctAAAATCATATTCGAaaattttatcataaaattttatccgaaaatgttatttgaattttagatgagaattttattataaatagtgACACTTGGcaactgaaaatcttatcaaaattaattgtttaagtataaaaaatagaaaataaattaaagtgaatagtaattaCCCTTGCCTTTGCCCATAGGGGTGGAAACAAAATAtgcaagggctgccactattcacgtgaatactGATAGACCTTGCCTTGCCCTTACCCTTTGGGATGGAAGTGCTGTCCCAACTATACAATCAACCactcccaatttttttaatttttacgtCAATCTAAtggttgaattaataattagttttaaattcaaattaaatataacattAATCAAATCCAacgattaaaaaaaaatttttaaaaaatcaaatgtcTAAATTATACTCCAAATTCAATCCCAGTCACCAATAATACCACCAGAATCATATTAGATtcatatttttgttgattttctcCTAATGTATCTACATTTTTGTTCATACTTTGGATATCCACATCATTCTTCATTCcctttatttaattaagttgttaaaaaattctaataaaaaaaatcaaatacacTTTTTGACATTTCACCTCTCCAATGAGAGTGTAAATTTCAGGACGAAAATGCATATTTAGCATCCCAAGATTTTACATTTTCCTACTGGAGCAAAACGGTTTTACATCTTGGAATTTTTCAATCAAGATTCCACCGGAGATGTAAAAGTGCAATTTACATCCTCAATTTAAATCTTTGcattggagatgctctaaatGTCATACACATTTAACCTATAATCAAATTATAAGTTAAGTTTGACATGATATCTAATTAATGAGttgttaagtttttatgaatactttaaaaatatgaccaaaactcatttaaatagaccatcaaaatgaaaatagagaagaaaaaaaagtgtcGTGTATCAATCGGGTGGCATCGTCCATGCTTGgtcatacaattttttttttttctttccacgAATCACCACATTGCATATTAAAGAACCTATGTAAAACACAGCCAGTGAACATCTCTATATGAATATTTGTGCAGCAATTCGTGgtatttaaccaaaaaaacaaaaaaagaaggtagTTTTGCGTTTATACTCTTTCTAAATGCACATATTTATTTGGTTTGCCAATTCTTCTTTAGCATGGGCATTATTGGAGTTTAAAATGTCGCATCATATGATCTCCATACCAAATCTTCCAAAACcttatttcaaattcaaaccctaATCCCGGTCCCTGAGGCATTCCTCCCAAACTCaactcttctcttctctctctctctgaacaCCTCAAAACTTGTTCACCCATCGACAATGGCGGACCACGTTTGCAAAGACTTGGATATGGGGTTCTCTCTCGCTGTGCCTCTGTTATAACACTCGTAGTTGTTTCTGTGTTTGTGTATATGAATTTGATCCTCAGCAACCCTCTCAGGTtaatgtatttgtttttgtgcaGATATGAAGATAAGCCACTAGAACCAGAGAGTGAAGTAAGGATTCAATGCTTTCTGTTTACtataatcttatttttaaaatatctgaattaaGTATATAGGAAAGAAACTTAGCATACAGTATTAGTTATGTGTATCATAATATGAAAGTAAAAGTTGCTGAAGAAGAATAATGGAACAATGGACAGGGAGGTGCAGATGAATATCTGGAGAGTATAATCTTGGGTACCCGTGCTCTGCAGATCAGGTATTTGAAATTCCTAACCTTACCTTTTCTGTCcaaaatttgatttggtttgttAAGTTTTGGCTCTGACCGATCACAAATTTTTAATCTTTGGATGAGCAGCATGAATACCCCTGTGATGGTTGAATTGGAGGGTGAGACTCACCCACCTGAGGTAACATTCCCCTAGAGCTAGctataaaacaaaagtgtgGATAATGCTGTATATTCCACGATTACTACAGAGATTGCCAGCAACGTGTCCAGTAAATGCAGTCCAGATAGCggcaaccaaaaacaaatctaaaaactaaaaaattaatagtTGGTGTGTTGCATAAGGGCAAGAGGACCAAAAGTACCGTGTTGTGAATGTGTATCATCCTGTATCATCCTGATAGCAGCTAATTGAACACAAATGCGATGTTGATTTACAACAGATAACATGAAATCATGCTatgcataaaaaatatatgattcTGGTAGTCACAGAGAATATCAATGTCAAATAGTAATGTctctaaaattgaaaagaaagtGCATGATGTAATCCTTCCCCAATTCAATGAATGCACATTAGGCACTGCACTACTTAATTAATGTTTGTAAGTCAGTTTCTTGCACATAGGAAGGCTAGCTATACTTATGAACAAAAAGAGGAAATTAATTTTGGAACTGGAGGACCTTTTCTTGGTAATTAATTTTGGAAGAGGAGGACAAGGggattaaagaaaacagatagGTCGAACCTATCCCAAGCATAACTGCTCTCGTGAATTCTTTTAAGACATGTGGGATAGTATGGAAGCATGACTGTAAACAAATGGTGTGAGTAATATTGTCACGTTTTGTCACTCTGATAGTTATTTTAAgttacatattaaaagaatGTATGTAAGTGAGTTCAAATTTCTCCCTAAATTATACCCTAGATATTGTTCCCACATGCTGCACTAGCATAAtctcttttattttgaattgCTTAGGGGTTGTTTGATAACAATATCATTTTTTGATACgtcttttgaaaattgaaaattgaaaatatgttTGGTAACTAATTTTAGTTTCTAGGGTAGGAGTTCTCCAGCAAGTGCTTTGGAGATTAGGAAAAATTCTTGATGTTCTGATGCACGCATCAAAATGTCCTTTAGCTCCTGCATCACAATGTCAGTACCCCAATTGTCGTAAGATTAAGGGGCTTTTCCGCCATGGAATTCAATGCGAGGACCGTGTATCTGGAGGATGTGTTCTCTGTCAGAAGATGTGGTATGTCCTTCTACTTCATGCTCGAGCTTGCAAAGAATCTGAGTGCCATATGCCACGTTGCAGGTTTGTGGA
Above is a genomic segment from Prunus dulcis chromosome 7, ALMONDv2, whole genome shotgun sequence containing:
- the LOC117633447 gene encoding DNA-directed RNA polymerases II, IV and V subunit 6A-like, which codes for MADHVCKDLDMGYEDKPLEPESEGGADEYLESIILGTRALQISMNTPVMVELEGETHPPEGRSSPASALEIRKNS